From the Papaver somniferum cultivar HN1 chromosome 2, ASM357369v1, whole genome shotgun sequence genome, the window TGCATAAAAGAAGGTACATAATACCTCTCAAACTCGAGTGAAAATGTGGAATATCCAAACTCTATGTATATAGGGTTATAAACGAGCGTATCGTATCGAATTATGCGAGCAGTATTCATACCCCGCCCACTCTTGCAAGACTAGATGGAAAGGAAGAATGATACGAttattttatttgtgttggtAACGATTTTTTCGGTTTTCTTTTGTTCTGTTAGCTCACAGTGTACACCCTGGTGTTCCGAGTGCACTCCTGAATCCGACCAATGTTGTTTTCCATGGTCGTGCCTTCCTAACGGTTCCCGGTACCGTTGTGCCCTGCAGTGAGTTGAAGTGGGACGGTCTGGTATATCCTACAAAACTAGTTCACTTTATTATCTAAGTTAAGTACTGTGGTTAAGATGGTTCAGCAAGAGTTTTACAATTCATAACTTCACTTAAAACAAtgcaatatacttttaataattACTTAAACACGTACTGATGCGTAAAAATAAAAAGTAAGACACCCTCAAAGCCCATTATTTGATCTCCCCTCCACTGCCACTGCTATGAttgatgattatcttttgactggTACTTCCTCGACACGGAATAAATCAGGGAATAGATTTAGTATCTCCCCTGTTGTTCTATATCTTATCATCTCCGACACTTTCTGCAATGTCAACTTCTGCAAactttttattttcagaaaactagCAGCCTTCGTTAAGTGTGTCAGTGTCGCTGCATCTACATTCACAAACTCCACATCCCAGTCCTTCTCTACATCAGTAATGCACCCATCGTCAGCAGCGTGTTTGTCGCAGTACTCGATCACTTTCGCCAAGATAGTTCCTGTCACGTTAGTCAAAGGGATAAGAATCTCGGTGTTATCAT encodes:
- the LOC113352219 gene encoding SKP1-like protein 1A, producing the protein MSAPKGKTITLISSDEQNFNIQENIAFQSRTLTAMIAADNHDNTEILIPLTNVTGTILAKVIEYCDKHAADDGCITDVEKDWDVEFVNVDAATLTHLTKAASFLKIKSLQKLTLQKVSEMIRYRTTGEILNLFPDLFRVEEVPVKR